Proteins found in one Hypericibacter terrae genomic segment:
- a CDS encoding ABC transporter ATP-binding protein — protein MQTSPTAVDLKNVTLAYGPFVAVKDVTLAIEKGSFVTLLGPSGCGKTTILRSIAGLVNPTAGDITIAGRRVNDVPIHRRNIGLVFQNYALFPHKTVFDNIAFGLKYRGVAKSLIAEKVARALEMVRLPGVAKKLPSELSGGQQQRIALARAIVIEPDVLLLDEPLSALDANLREEMRTELKLIQRQIGITTIFVTHDQGEALAMSDLVVVMNAGHIEQRGAPSDVYEHPASEFVANFLGNANFLDGQVVSATAGEILLQLAGGARLTVGGGTVHPVKPGDKVRAVVRAEKIALTQAHGSSEDRSALAGRIVDVDYLGALARYDIELADGQRLRALSSLRERAHAAGEAVRISMAPEHCRIL, from the coding sequence ATGCAGACGAGCCCAACTGCCGTCGACCTGAAAAATGTGACGCTGGCTTACGGCCCGTTCGTTGCGGTCAAGGATGTGACCCTCGCCATCGAGAAGGGCTCCTTCGTGACCCTGCTGGGGCCGTCGGGCTGCGGCAAGACGACGATCCTGCGCTCGATCGCGGGGTTGGTGAATCCGACGGCCGGCGACATCACCATCGCCGGCCGCAGGGTCAACGACGTGCCGATTCACCGGCGCAATATCGGCCTGGTGTTTCAGAACTATGCCTTGTTTCCCCACAAGACGGTGTTCGACAACATCGCCTTCGGTCTCAAATACCGCGGCGTGGCGAAGTCCCTGATCGCAGAGAAGGTCGCGCGGGCGCTGGAGATGGTGCGGCTGCCCGGTGTGGCGAAGAAGCTGCCGTCGGAGCTCTCCGGCGGCCAGCAACAGCGGATCGCGCTCGCCCGCGCCATCGTCATCGAGCCGGACGTTCTGCTGCTCGACGAGCCCTTGTCCGCCCTCGACGCCAATCTGCGCGAGGAGATGCGGACCGAATTGAAGTTGATCCAGCGCCAGATCGGCATCACGACGATCTTCGTCACCCATGACCAGGGCGAGGCGCTGGCGATGTCCGATCTGGTGGTCGTCATGAATGCCGGCCACATCGAGCAGCGCGGCGCGCCCTCGGATGTCTATGAGCATCCGGCCAGCGAGTTCGTCGCCAATTTCCTGGGCAACGCGAACTTCCTCGACGGCCAGGTGGTGAGCGCCACGGCAGGCGAGATCCTCCTCCAACTCGCTGGCGGCGCCAGATTGACCGTCGGGGGCGGGACGGTGCATCCCGTGAAGCCCGGCGACAAGGTGCGTGCGGTGGTTCGTGCCGAGAAGATCGCGCTCACTCAAGCCCACGGCTCGTCCGAGGACCGCTCCGCCCTGGCGGGCCGGATCGTCGATGTGGACTATCTCGGCGCGCTGGCTCGTTATGACATCGAACTCGCGGACGGACAGCGCCTCCGGGCCCTGTCCTCCCTACGGGAGCGAGCTCATGCCGCCGGCGAAGCGGTCCGGATTTCGATGGCGCCGGAGCATTGCCGCATTCTGTAA
- a CDS encoding DMT family transporter: MAAPSSPGESGSVLSGIGLALSAYLLFSLQDASVKWLVVAYATVQLMFMRSSVILVICFISGGPRLVLEALASPHLKTLALRALVLLSAWFCYYTAARHLQLAEMSTIYFSSPLIVAALAVPILHERVSPFRWCAIAIGFVGVLIACRPTHLHEPLAIGMALTAALLWAYAMILFRQVAPQIRTLVQMVISNGAFVIVCGLALPWVWKTPSLREFLLMVLIGVMGGAGQFLVTEGIKRTPASVIAPLEFSGLLWAFALGYLIWGDLSDVAVFVGAALILIGGMMIIGAEWRASRRRAMERRAALT; encoded by the coding sequence ATGGCCGCTCCATCGTCTCCCGGCGAGAGCGGCAGCGTGCTGTCGGGCATCGGCCTGGCCCTGTCCGCCTATCTGCTCTTCTCGCTTCAGGATGCCAGCGTGAAATGGCTCGTGGTGGCTTACGCCACGGTGCAGCTCATGTTCATGCGCAGCAGCGTGATCCTGGTCATCTGCTTCATTTCCGGGGGCCCTCGCCTCGTGTTGGAGGCCTTGGCGTCGCCGCATCTGAAGACCCTGGCCCTGCGCGCGCTGGTCCTGCTCTCGGCCTGGTTCTGTTATTACACCGCCGCCCGCCATCTCCAATTGGCCGAGATGAGCACGATCTATTTCTCCTCGCCGCTGATCGTGGCGGCCCTGGCCGTTCCCATCCTGCATGAGCGCGTGTCTCCCTTCCGTTGGTGCGCCATCGCGATCGGTTTCGTCGGCGTGCTGATCGCCTGCCGTCCCACTCATTTGCATGAGCCTTTGGCGATCGGTATGGCGCTGACGGCGGCGCTGCTCTGGGCCTATGCCATGATCCTGTTCCGCCAGGTGGCGCCGCAGATCCGAACCCTGGTGCAAATGGTCATCTCGAACGGCGCCTTCGTGATCGTGTGCGGCCTGGCCTTGCCCTGGGTCTGGAAGACGCCCTCTCTCCGCGAATTCCTGCTGATGGTGCTGATCGGCGTCATGGGTGGGGCGGGCCAGTTCCTGGTGACCGAGGGCATCAAGCGCACGCCCGCCTCCGTCATCGCGCCGCTCGAATTCTCGGGGCTGCTCTGGGCCTTCGCGCTGGGCTATCTCATCTGGGGCGATCTCTCCGACGTCGCGGTCTTCGTCGGCGCCGCGCTGATCCTGATCGGCGGGATGATGATCATCGGCGCGGAATGGCGGGCGAGCCGGCGCCGCGCGATGGAGCGCCGCGCGGCCCTGACCTGA
- the crcB gene encoding fluoride efflux transporter CrcB, translated as MMNVLIVFVGAGIGGSIRHGVNLLAARLVGMSFPYGTLSINIVGSMAMGLCAAYFAFRGADASQPWRLFLTTGILGGFTTFSAFSLDVAVLWERGDMVGALLYVLGSVILSLLALFLAMWLARSVLG; from the coding sequence ATGATGAATGTTCTGATCGTCTTCGTCGGCGCCGGGATCGGCGGCTCAATTCGGCACGGCGTCAATCTGCTCGCGGCCCGGCTCGTCGGCATGTCGTTTCCCTACGGCACACTCTCGATCAACATCGTCGGATCGATGGCGATGGGCCTCTGCGCCGCCTATTTCGCCTTCAGAGGCGCCGACGCCTCGCAGCCCTGGCGGTTGTTCCTCACGACCGGGATTCTCGGCGGCTTCACGACCTTCTCCGCCTTCTCGCTCGATGTCGCGGTCCTGTGGGAACGCGGCGACATGGTCGGCGCCCTGCTCTACGTACTGGGCTCGGTGATCCTGTCGCTCCTGGCGCTGTTCCTGGCGATGTGGCTGGCGCGCAGCGTTCTCGGCTGA
- a CDS encoding MFS transporter: protein MADQPPPHRERHRFRALPAGIWVLGFVSMFMDISSEMIHALLPVYLVGVLGTSTLVVGIIEGIAEATASITKIFSGALSDYLGRRKMLAAIGYGLAAVTKPVFPLATSVGWLVAARFVDRVGKGIRGAPRDALVADLSPPALRGASFGLRQSLDTIGAFLGPLLAILLMWATADDFKAVFWVAVLPAFLATGLILVGVREPHGTIRSKPLRSPLSRTELANLGRDYWLVVLVACLFTLARFSEAFLILRAQSVGLALALVPGVLVVMNLVYAAVAAPIGLLSDRIGRVWLLAIGFLTLVAADLFLGFASGIPAVAVGVALWGLHMGLTQGLLAALVADTAPANLRGTAFGMFNLTTGLVLLAASIVAGVLWDRFGPQATFLAGAAFTLLALIGLWPVRKHFPRGNSR, encoded by the coding sequence GTGGCCGATCAGCCGCCTCCGCACCGGGAGCGCCATCGCTTCCGCGCCCTGCCTGCCGGCATCTGGGTGCTGGGTTTCGTCAGCATGTTCATGGACATCTCCTCGGAGATGATCCATGCCCTCCTCCCCGTCTATCTGGTCGGCGTTCTCGGCACGTCGACGCTTGTCGTGGGAATCATCGAGGGCATCGCCGAGGCGACCGCATCCATCACGAAGATATTCTCAGGCGCACTCAGCGACTATCTGGGCCGGCGGAAAATGCTCGCCGCGATCGGATATGGCCTGGCCGCCGTCACCAAGCCGGTCTTTCCGCTCGCCACATCGGTGGGCTGGCTGGTCGCCGCCCGTTTCGTCGACCGCGTCGGCAAGGGCATTCGCGGAGCGCCGCGCGATGCCCTGGTCGCGGACCTGTCTCCGCCCGCGCTGCGGGGCGCCAGTTTCGGCCTGCGCCAGTCGCTCGATACCATCGGCGCCTTCCTCGGCCCGCTGCTGGCGATTTTGCTGATGTGGGCCACCGCCGACGACTTCAAGGCGGTCTTCTGGGTTGCTGTCCTGCCGGCCTTCCTGGCCACGGGCCTGATTCTGGTCGGCGTTCGGGAACCGCACGGCACGATAAGAAGCAAACCTCTCCGGTCGCCTCTCAGCCGCACCGAACTCGCCAATCTGGGGCGCGACTATTGGCTTGTCGTGCTCGTCGCCTGCCTCTTCACCCTCGCGCGATTCAGCGAGGCCTTCCTGATCCTTCGCGCGCAGTCGGTCGGGCTTGCGCTCGCGCTCGTGCCGGGCGTGCTCGTCGTGATGAACCTGGTGTATGCCGCGGTCGCCGCCCCGATCGGCCTGCTCTCGGATCGTATCGGCCGTGTCTGGCTGCTGGCGATCGGGTTCCTGACGCTGGTCGCCGCGGATCTGTTTCTGGGATTCGCATCCGGCATTCCGGCCGTGGCGGTCGGCGTGGCATTGTGGGGCCTTCATATGGGCCTGACTCAGGGGCTCCTGGCCGCCTTGGTGGCCGACACCGCGCCGGCCAACCTGCGCGGGACGGCCTTCGGCATGTTCAACCTGACGACCGGGCTGGTCCTGCTTGCCGCCAGCATTGTTGCCGGCGTGCTGTGGGACCGGTTTGGTCCCCAGGCCACTTTTCTCGCCGGGGCCGCCTTCACGCTGCTGGCCTTGATCGGGCTATGGCCGGTTCGAAAGCATTTTCCAAGGGGAAACTCCCGATGA
- a CDS encoding carbonic anhydrase, with protein sequence MSNPLQRLIRGFESFRAAHFEGDSDLYRRLAEEGQAPKVLIVGCSDSRVDPAIVTQADPGDLFIVRNVAALVPPYEVDGRIKGTSSAIEFAVRALKVQHVIVMGHAQCGGVRALENAGQPDAGYEFLSDWVRVANPALTALNKICPDLPPAERRRLLEEATVMVSLRNLMGFPWIMERVRQRQILLHGWYFDLVSGRLLAHDRRSGRFLPIEDEPAPHCVEKTPCPPACDCQDHFLPEAFLRTSRPS encoded by the coding sequence ATGTCCAATCCCCTTCAACGACTGATTCGCGGCTTCGAGAGTTTCCGCGCCGCCCATTTCGAGGGTGACTCTGACCTCTATCGCCGTCTGGCCGAGGAAGGCCAGGCGCCGAAGGTTCTGATCGTCGGCTGCTCGGATTCGCGCGTCGATCCCGCCATCGTCACCCAGGCCGATCCTGGCGACCTCTTCATCGTGCGCAATGTCGCGGCGCTGGTTCCTCCTTACGAAGTCGACGGACGGATCAAAGGGACCAGCTCGGCGATAGAGTTCGCCGTCCGGGCCTTGAAGGTCCAACATGTGATCGTGATGGGCCACGCCCAGTGCGGCGGCGTCAGGGCCCTGGAGAATGCCGGCCAGCCGGATGCCGGCTACGAGTTCCTGTCCGACTGGGTGCGCGTCGCGAACCCGGCCCTTACGGCGCTCAACAAAATCTGCCCCGATCTGCCGCCGGCCGAACGCAGGCGCCTGCTCGAGGAAGCGACCGTGATGGTGTCGCTGCGCAATCTGATGGGATTTCCCTGGATCATGGAACGCGTGCGCCAGCGCCAGATCCTGCTTCATGGCTGGTATTTCGATCTCGTCAGCGGCCGGCTGCTGGCGCATGACCGGCGCAGCGGGCGGTTTCTTCCGATCGAGGACGAGCCCGCGCCGCATTGCGTCGAGAAGACGCCCTGCCCGCCCGCTTGCGACTGCCAGGATCATTTCCTGCCCGAGGCCTTCCTGAGGACCAGCCGGCCGTCCTAG
- the betC gene encoding choline-sulfatase, translating to MPSPPGSQDRQRPNILLVMFDQMAALALPDYGHPLVRTPHLSRLAARGTLFERAYCASPLCSPSRFAMLTGLLPSRVGAYDNASELPSGIPTLMHHLRAAGYRTCLSGKMDFTGADQLHGYEERLTTDLSPSDFGWVPDWDHPDEIQPWYHTLQSVAEAGPCDYSLSLQYDEEATFKAIQWLHKAKASADPRPFMLTLSVMQPHDPYQGLRRFWNLYDDDSIDMPILPALQAAMRDPVGRRMYALYDRGEIPIGEAEIRRARRAYYAMVSYCDELLGRLLAALAALGLDRNTILVVTSDHGDMLGERGLWYKMNFFDGAVRVPLILQGPGVGTGQRIAEPVSHLDLLPTLLALGGSDAALAAMALDGRDLSESVASGARPQGDVLGEYMAEGYDHPIVMIRRGTRKFVYSRGEPTQLYDLAADPREERNLALNPAHKDAVRNLTDEAERRWDLEGLRKDVIESQRRRRLIHQALTAGRISPWDYEPRADVSNEYYRNYGRDQPDPDRSLRLPPAP from the coding sequence ATGCCGTCCCCGCCGGGCTCACAGGACCGCCAGCGTCCCAACATCCTCCTGGTCATGTTCGACCAGATGGCGGCACTGGCCCTGCCCGACTATGGCCATCCCCTGGTCCGCACGCCCCATTTGTCGCGACTGGCGGCGCGCGGGACCCTGTTCGAGCGGGCCTACTGCGCGTCGCCGCTCTGCTCGCCCTCCCGCTTCGCCATGCTCACGGGTCTGCTGCCGTCGCGTGTGGGTGCCTACGACAATGCTTCGGAACTGCCGTCCGGGATTCCGACGCTGATGCATCACCTGCGGGCCGCCGGCTATCGCACCTGCCTCTCGGGCAAGATGGACTTCACCGGCGCCGACCAGCTCCATGGCTATGAGGAGCGGCTCACCACCGATCTTTCGCCCTCGGACTTCGGCTGGGTTCCCGACTGGGATCATCCGGACGAGATCCAGCCCTGGTATCACACGCTACAGAGCGTGGCCGAGGCCGGTCCCTGCGACTACTCGCTCTCGCTGCAGTATGACGAGGAAGCGACCTTCAAGGCGATTCAGTGGCTGCACAAGGCCAAGGCCTCGGCGGACCCGCGACCCTTCATGCTGACGCTCTCGGTGATGCAGCCGCACGATCCCTATCAGGGTCTGCGTCGGTTCTGGAATCTCTACGACGACGACAGCATCGACATGCCGATCCTGCCCGCCCTGCAGGCCGCGATGCGCGATCCGGTCGGCCGGCGCATGTATGCGCTCTACGACCGCGGCGAGATTCCGATCGGCGAGGCCGAGATCCGCCGGGCGCGGCGCGCCTACTATGCCATGGTGAGCTATTGCGACGAGCTGCTCGGCCGCCTCCTCGCGGCGTTGGCGGCGCTTGGGCTCGACCGCAACACGATCCTGGTGGTGACCTCGGACCATGGCGACATGCTGGGCGAGCGCGGCCTCTGGTACAAAATGAATTTCTTCGACGGCGCCGTTCGCGTGCCACTGATCCTGCAGGGCCCCGGGGTGGGCACCGGACAGCGCATCGCCGAGCCGGTATCGCATCTCGATCTGCTGCCGACTCTGCTCGCCCTCGGCGGTTCGGATGCCGCGTTGGCGGCGATGGCGCTCGATGGCCGCGATCTCTCGGAGAGCGTCGCGAGCGGCGCGCGCCCGCAGGGCGATGTTCTGGGCGAGTATATGGCCGAGGGTTACGATCATCCGATCGTGATGATCCGGCGCGGCACGCGGAAGTTCGTCTATTCGCGCGGCGAGCCGACCCAGCTCTACGACCTCGCCGCCGATCCGCGCGAGGAGCGCAATCTGGCGCTCAATCCCGCTCATAAAGACGCGGTCCGCAACCTGACCGACGAGGCCGAGCGGCGGTGGGACCTCGAAGGCTTGCGCAAGGACGTGATCGAGAGCCAGCGCCGGCGCCGCCTCATCCACCAGGCCTTGACCGCTGGACGGATCTCGCCCTGGGACTATGAGCCGCGGGCCGATGTGTCGAACGAGTATTACCGCAATTATGGCCGCGATCAGCCCGATCCCGACCGCAGCCTGCGGCTTCCGCCCGCCCCGTGA
- a CDS encoding efflux RND transporter periplasmic adaptor subunit produces the protein MSRRLALLILIGAVVVAGGGYWLLKSRAASLGPDTAASTSASKPAATTAAPQAVPVVLGMAETRSLPVRVDTIGRVDPFATVAIKSQVDGPLLAIHFREGQPVAKGDLLFTIDPAPFLAELHAAQANLARDQAGLVSAQADMTRYKALAGSGYASQQKDEQARATVDTLAASIKADEAAVESAQLKLGYAEIRSPIDGRTGSYQVDAGNLVKANDTTPLVVINQTKPVYVVCSIPERYLAEIQDRMASGGLTVESNVPDTELPPVTGKVVFVDNQVDMATGTIRLKAEITNENERLLPGQFLRVTLALRELDNVVAVPDAAVQIGQQGTYVYVIGPDNKAELRTIRRGPSFDGYTAVGEGVSAGERVVVDGHMNLYPGALVVPKPAS, from the coding sequence ATGAGCCGTCGCCTTGCCCTTCTGATTTTGATTGGTGCCGTCGTGGTCGCCGGTGGCGGCTACTGGTTGCTGAAGAGCCGCGCGGCGTCGCTGGGACCGGATACGGCCGCGAGCACATCCGCGAGCAAACCTGCTGCGACGACGGCCGCGCCGCAGGCCGTGCCGGTGGTGCTAGGAATGGCCGAAACCCGCTCCCTGCCGGTGCGCGTCGACACCATCGGGCGCGTCGATCCCTTCGCCACGGTGGCCATCAAATCCCAGGTCGACGGTCCCTTGCTCGCGATTCATTTCCGCGAGGGGCAGCCGGTCGCCAAGGGCGATCTTCTCTTCACCATCGATCCCGCGCCCTTCCTGGCCGAGCTTCACGCCGCCCAGGCCAATCTCGCCCGGGATCAGGCAGGCCTCGTGAGCGCCCAGGCCGACATGACGCGCTACAAGGCGCTCGCCGGGTCCGGCTACGCCTCGCAGCAGAAGGACGAGCAGGCGCGGGCCACGGTCGATACGCTCGCGGCCTCGATCAAGGCCGACGAAGCGGCGGTGGAATCGGCGCAGCTCAAGCTCGGCTATGCCGAGATCCGCTCGCCGATCGACGGCCGCACCGGCAGCTATCAGGTCGATGCCGGGAACCTCGTGAAAGCCAACGACACGACGCCCTTGGTGGTGATCAACCAGACCAAGCCGGTCTATGTCGTCTGCTCGATCCCCGAACGCTATCTGGCGGAGATCCAGGACCGGATGGCCTCGGGCGGCTTGACCGTCGAATCCAATGTTCCCGACACGGAACTGCCGCCTGTCACGGGGAAGGTCGTGTTCGTCGACAACCAGGTCGACATGGCCACCGGCACGATCCGGCTCAAGGCCGAGATCACGAATGAGAACGAGCGGCTTCTGCCGGGCCAGTTCCTGCGCGTGACCCTGGCACTGCGCGAGCTGGACAATGTCGTGGCGGTGCCGGACGCGGCAGTCCAGATCGGTCAGCAGGGCACTTACGTTTATGTGATCGGCCCCGACAACAAGGCCGAGCTGCGCACCATTCGTCGCGGTCCCAGTTTCGACGGCTATACGGCGGTCGGCGAGGGGGTCTCTGCCGGCGAGCGCGTGGTGGTCGATGGCCACATGAATCTCTATCCGGGCGCGCTGGTCGTGCCCAAGCCGGCCTCCTAG
- a CDS encoding efflux RND transporter permease subunit produces the protein MNVPQLCIERPVMTTLLMASFVIFGLVAYRGLPVAELPAVDYPTISVSASLPGANPETMASSVATPLERQFTTIAGLDNMTSTSSQGQTSITLQFSLDRDIDAAAQDVQSALAVAQHRLPSEMPNPPSYRKVNPADFAIFYLSLSSPTQPLYVVDEYAETSIAQRISTLPGVAQVLVFGAQKFAVRIQIDPDQLAARGVGVDDLSAAIDSANVQLPVGTLDGPRQSLTLEASGQLQEASEYRRQIVAYRNGAPIRLDQLANVIDSVENNKVASWFNGNRAVVLGVQRQPGTNTIEVVDAIKKLLPTFEAQLPGSVKLDVLYDRSVSIRGSIAEVQFSLIMAAALVVLVIFLFVGSGSATIVPSLALPISVIGTFAAMSVLGYSLNNLTLMALTLSVGFVVDDAIVVLENILRHIEKGERPRDAALRGAGEIAFTVFSMTLSLAAVFIPVMFMGGIVGRLLHEFAVTIVASILVSGVVSLTLTPMLASRFVRPHRVHKDGEIKESLMVRFSNFWFNPLRAAYGATLNLALNHRFVVLMIFFGTLGATVWLFQIAPKDFLPSEDTGQISVSTEGPIDSSFAAMVERQRSLAEIAMADPNVARVMSSVGSGGGRSTPNTGNIFLTLKPRSERALSADEVVRELRTKMAAVPGIKAYPQNPPALRIGGRSSKAPYQYTLQAQDLNTLHAGAKDMLDRIAKIPGIVDATSDMDLNGPRLFVDIDREKAAALGITAQQVEEALWTAFGQRQVSTIYTSTNQYEVLLEVAPEYQGDPAALSRLYLSSESGGLVPLTALATAKRGVGALTVNHQGQIPSVTISFGLQPGLSLGTAIDRIHVAEREASLSAAITTSFQGTAQAFQDSLHGLGLLLAMAVLVVYIVLGILYESFIHPLTILSGLPAAAVGAVLTLLFFDLSLSLYAFVGIVMLVGIVKKNAIMMIDVAVVQQREFGKTARDAIYEACFVRFRPIMMTTAAALAGALPIAVGFGQGHESRQPLGLAVVGGLLLSQLLTLYITPVIYTYMDGLHSLRRRRPAAAVRAGAE, from the coding sequence ATGAACGTACCGCAGCTATGCATCGAGCGGCCGGTCATGACGACGCTGCTGATGGCGTCGTTCGTCATCTTCGGGTTGGTTGCCTATCGCGGTCTGCCGGTCGCCGAACTGCCCGCCGTCGACTATCCGACGATCTCGGTCAGCGCGTCGCTGCCCGGGGCCAATCCGGAAACCATGGCGTCCTCGGTCGCGACCCCGCTCGAGCGGCAATTCACCACCATTGCCGGTCTCGACAACATGACCTCGACCAGCTCGCAGGGGCAGACCAGCATCACGCTTCAATTCTCGCTGGATCGCGATATCGATGCTGCGGCCCAGGATGTGCAATCGGCCCTCGCGGTGGCACAGCATCGTCTGCCCTCCGAGATGCCCAACCCTCCATCCTATCGCAAAGTGAATCCCGCCGATTTTGCGATTTTCTACTTGTCCTTGAGCTCGCCAACGCAGCCGCTCTATGTGGTCGACGAATATGCCGAGACATCGATTGCCCAGCGCATCTCGACATTGCCGGGCGTGGCGCAGGTGCTGGTTTTCGGGGCCCAGAAGTTCGCGGTCAGGATTCAGATCGACCCCGATCAGCTCGCGGCCCGCGGTGTGGGCGTGGACGATCTTTCCGCTGCAATCGACAGTGCCAATGTTCAGCTGCCCGTTGGCACGCTCGATGGCCCGCGCCAATCGCTGACGCTCGAAGCCAGCGGCCAGCTGCAGGAGGCGTCCGAATATCGGCGCCAGATCGTCGCCTACCGCAACGGCGCCCCGATCAGGCTCGATCAACTTGCCAACGTGATCGACAGTGTCGAAAACAACAAGGTCGCGAGCTGGTTCAACGGCAACCGCGCGGTGGTCTTGGGCGTGCAACGCCAGCCGGGCACCAACACGATCGAGGTGGTTGACGCCATCAAGAAACTCCTGCCCACGTTCGAGGCCCAGCTTCCGGGCTCGGTCAAGCTCGATGTGCTCTATGACCGTTCGGTCTCGATCCGCGGTTCCATCGCCGAAGTGCAGTTCAGCCTGATCATGGCGGCCGCGCTGGTTGTTCTGGTGATTTTCCTCTTCGTCGGCAGCGGCTCGGCGACGATCGTTCCCAGTCTGGCGTTGCCGATCTCCGTCATCGGCACCTTTGCCGCCATGTCCGTGCTGGGATATAGCCTCAATAACCTCACTCTGATGGCGTTGACGCTATCGGTGGGGTTCGTGGTCGACGACGCGATCGTCGTGCTCGAGAACATCCTGCGCCATATCGAGAAGGGCGAGCGACCACGCGACGCCGCTTTGCGCGGTGCCGGCGAGATCGCCTTCACCGTGTTCTCGATGACCCTGTCGCTGGCGGCGGTCTTCATCCCGGTGATGTTCATGGGCGGGATCGTCGGGCGGTTGTTGCATGAATTCGCCGTCACGATCGTGGCCTCGATCCTGGTCTCGGGCGTCGTCTCCCTGACCCTGACGCCGATGCTGGCGAGCCGGTTCGTGCGGCCGCACCGCGTCCACAAGGACGGAGAAATCAAAGAGAGCCTGATGGTCCGGTTCTCGAACTTCTGGTTCAATCCCCTGCGCGCTGCTTACGGCGCGACCCTGAACCTGGCGCTGAATCATCGCTTCGTCGTCCTGATGATCTTCTTCGGCACGTTGGGCGCGACCGTCTGGCTGTTCCAGATCGCACCGAAGGACTTCCTGCCGAGCGAGGATACGGGGCAGATATCCGTGTCGACCGAAGGCCCGATCGACAGTTCCTTTGCTGCGATGGTGGAGCGTCAACGGAGTCTCGCCGAGATTGCCATGGCCGATCCGAACGTCGCGCGAGTCATGTCGAGCGTGGGCAGCGGCGGCGGCCGCTCCACGCCCAACACGGGCAACATCTTTCTGACCCTGAAGCCGCGTAGCGAACGCGCGCTCAGCGCCGATGAGGTCGTCCGCGAGTTGCGGACCAAGATGGCGGCCGTGCCCGGCATCAAGGCCTATCCGCAGAATCCTCCGGCGTTGCGGATCGGCGGCCGCAGCTCGAAGGCGCCGTATCAATACACGTTGCAGGCCCAGGATCTGAACACGCTCCATGCCGGCGCGAAGGACATGCTGGATCGGATTGCGAAAATTCCCGGCATCGTCGATGCAACCAGCGACATGGACCTGAACGGTCCGCGCCTGTTCGTCGATATCGACCGCGAGAAGGCGGCGGCCCTGGGCATCACCGCCCAACAGGTGGAAGAAGCGCTCTGGACCGCCTTCGGTCAGCGCCAGGTGTCCACGATCTACACCTCGACCAACCAGTATGAGGTCCTGCTCGAGGTGGCGCCGGAGTATCAGGGCGACCCGGCCGCCCTGTCGCGGCTCTATCTCAGCTCCGAGAGCGGCGGCCTGGTTCCCTTGACCGCGCTCGCCACGGCCAAGCGCGGCGTGGGAGCGTTGACGGTCAACCATCAGGGTCAGATTCCGTCGGTGACGATCTCCTTCGGGCTTCAGCCGGGCCTGTCGCTCGGCACGGCGATCGATCGAATCCATGTCGCCGAACGCGAGGCTTCGCTGTCGGCGGCGATCACCACCAGTTTCCAGGGAACCGCACAGGCGTTCCAGGACTCGCTGCATGGGCTGGGTCTCCTGCTCGCGATGGCGGTGCTGGTGGTCTATATCGTGCTCGGCATCCTCTATGAGAGCTTCATCCATCCGCTGACGATCCTGTCGGGACTTCCGGCCGCGGCCGTCGGCGCCGTGCTCACCTTGCTCTTCTTCGATCTCTCCCTCAGCCTCTATGCCTTCGTCGGCATCGTCATGCTGGTCGGTATCGTCAAGAAGAACGCGATCATGATGATCGACGTGGCGGTGGTGCAGCAGCGCGAGTTCGGCAAGACCGCCCGCGACGCGATCTACGAGGCCTGCTTCGTCCGCTTCCGTCCGATCATGATGACGACGGCCGCGGCCCTCGCGGGTGCCCTCCCGATCGCCGTAGGCTTCGGCCAGGGCCACGAATCGCGCCAGCCCCTGGGCCTGGCCGTGGTGGGCGGGCTCCTGCTGTCGCAGCTGCTGACGCTCTATATCACGCCGGTCATTTACACCTACATGGACGGGCTCCATAGCCTTCGCCGCCGCCGTCCGGCGGCCGCGGTGCGGGCGGGCGCGGAATAG